The proteins below come from a single Ruegeria sp. THAF33 genomic window:
- the nusB gene encoding transcription antitermination factor NusB codes for MTQTDTPKPANRKRLMKSAARLYAVQALFQMEQSGQTTEQVVNEFLDHRFGAVYEGDEMLEGDSTLFRKLVDDAVNYQAPIDQMTDRALVAKWPIARIDPTLRALFRAAGAELTQSGTPPKVVITEFVDVARAFFSEGKEPKFVNAVLDHMAREAQPEAF; via the coding sequence ATGACCCAGACAGACACGCCGAAACCGGCAAACCGGAAACGCCTGATGAAATCCGCAGCGCGGCTTTATGCCGTGCAGGCGCTGTTCCAGATGGAACAGTCGGGCCAGACGACCGAGCAGGTGGTCAACGAGTTTCTGGACCACCGGTTCGGCGCGGTCTACGAGGGCGACGAGATGCTCGAGGGCGACAGCACGCTGTTCCGCAAGCTGGTGGATGACGCGGTGAACTATCAGGCGCCGATCGACCAGATGACCGACCGCGCGCTGGTGGCGAAATGGCCGATCGCGCGCATCGACCCGACCCTGCGCGCGCTGTTTCGCGCGGCGGGTGCGGAACTGACCCAAAGCGGCACACCGCCCAAGGTGGTGATCACCGAGTTTGTCGATGTGGCGCGTGCCTTTTTTTCAGAAGGTAAAGAACCAAAATTCGTCAATGCCGTGCTGGATCACATGGCGCGCGAGGCCCAGCCCGAGGCGTTCTGA